From Granulicella sp. WH15, the proteins below share one genomic window:
- a CDS encoding NAD-dependent epimerase/dehydratase family protein, which produces MAVFVTGASGFLGGRLAELLADRGHEVVVLARASADLRHLAHVPVRVVAGSLGDLETLKRAMSGVTQIFHCAAASTDWASKEMFFDANVRGTENMLAAATVASELQRFVHVSTTDVYGYPLVPCGEDALVQDVGLGYNHTKVLGEQAAWRAHREQGLPVTIIRPATIYGPRGKAFVTDFEELLRIRLMAYIDGGQRTGGFTYVDTVAEAMMAAAQSERTLGRAYNISDGTGGTWREYVEGLAAGLGYRTPWLKLSFQSAMLLARAMEFPHGTLGLPGRPQLTRHAVYLLGRDQEFPNAKARQDFGFAPEIDLAEGIRRSVEWLHSLPKWV; this is translated from the coding sequence GTGGCCGTCTTTGTAACCGGGGCCAGCGGCTTCCTGGGCGGACGCCTGGCGGAGCTGCTGGCCGACCGGGGGCATGAGGTCGTGGTGCTGGCGCGGGCCTCGGCCGATCTGCGGCACTTGGCCCATGTGCCGGTGCGCGTGGTGGCCGGGAGTCTGGGCGATCTGGAGACGCTGAAGCGAGCCATGAGCGGGGTGACGCAGATCTTTCACTGCGCTGCCGCTTCAACCGATTGGGCATCCAAAGAGATGTTCTTCGATGCCAATGTGCGCGGGACGGAGAATATGCTGGCCGCCGCAACTGTAGCCAGCGAACTCCAGCGGTTTGTCCACGTCAGCACCACGGATGTGTATGGATATCCGCTGGTTCCGTGTGGAGAAGATGCACTCGTGCAGGATGTGGGGCTGGGGTACAACCACACGAAGGTGCTGGGGGAGCAGGCCGCGTGGCGGGCACATCGGGAGCAGGGGCTACCCGTGACCATCATCCGTCCGGCGACGATCTACGGGCCGAGGGGCAAGGCGTTTGTCACCGACTTTGAGGAGCTGCTGCGCATACGGTTGATGGCGTATATCGACGGCGGCCAGCGCACCGGGGGATTTACCTACGTGGACACCGTGGCCGAGGCCATGATGGCGGCGGCCCAGAGCGAACGCACGCTGGGGAGGGCTTACAACATCTCCGATGGAACCGGCGGGACGTGGCGGGAGTACGTCGAGGGGCTGGCGGCGGGGCTGGGGTACAGAACGCCATGGCTGAAGCTGTCGTTTCAGTCGGCGATGCTGCTGGCGCGTGCGATGGAGTTTCCGCACGGGACATTGGGACTGCCGGGACGTCCACAACTGACGCGGCACGCGGTCTACCTGCTGGGGAGGGACCAGGAGTTTCCTAACGCCAAGGCCCGGCAGGACTTTGGATTTGCGCCGGAGATAGACCTGGCCGAGGGAATCAGGCGCTCGGTCGAGTGGCTGCACTCGCTGCCGAAGTGGGTTTAA
- a CDS encoding aminotransferase class I/II-fold pyridoxal phosphate-dependent enzyme has product MTVSQHEQHGTERVQHEVPAGLETDCKTGLASSSGGIFKGYFASERKWNFKKDDLLDARGRRLFESTAMACAADAYPFQVPLEGKTGPIISTEGRQMLMLSSYDYLGLIGDPRIDEAAIEAVKKYGTGTGGARLLTGTLDLHHEMERDLAGLKGTEAALAFSSGYMANLGVITSLFGPADRVVLDALCHRSLLDACKMAGVQVQKYRHNDMDSLREELRGGAPANRTLIIVDGVFSMDGDICPLPELIAIKKEFGCFLLVDEAHSIGVIGGTGRGTDEYFGIGPEGIDIWTGSLAKSIPSTGGFVLMSKELAIYMQHAASPFIFSAAVSAPAAAVIRKGIEILKSEPERVARLQENAVFLREGLNSLGFDTGLSETAVIPVVMGEDIQAALFARKLRDHSILACPVIFPAVAQGSARLRLCVTAAHTKAHLEYVLDTFQKLSKS; this is encoded by the coding sequence ATGACGGTTTCTCAGCACGAACAGCATGGAACGGAGCGGGTACAGCACGAGGTCCCGGCCGGGCTAGAGACGGATTGCAAGACGGGGCTTGCCTCTTCTTCCGGTGGAATCTTCAAGGGCTACTTCGCGAGTGAGCGGAAGTGGAACTTCAAGAAGGACGACCTGCTCGACGCGCGTGGACGGCGGCTCTTCGAGTCGACCGCGATGGCCTGCGCGGCGGATGCTTATCCGTTCCAAGTGCCGCTTGAGGGCAAGACGGGGCCGATCATCAGCACGGAGGGGCGGCAGATGCTGATGCTGTCCTCGTACGACTACCTGGGGCTGATCGGCGATCCGCGGATTGATGAGGCGGCGATTGAAGCTGTGAAGAAGTACGGCACAGGCACGGGCGGCGCGCGGTTGCTGACCGGGACGCTCGACCTGCACCACGAGATGGAACGGGATTTGGCTGGGCTGAAGGGGACCGAGGCGGCGCTGGCGTTCAGCTCGGGCTATATGGCCAACCTGGGCGTGATTACGTCGCTGTTTGGACCGGCGGACCGCGTGGTTCTGGACGCGTTGTGCCACCGCAGCCTGCTGGACGCGTGCAAGATGGCTGGGGTGCAGGTGCAGAAGTATCGGCACAACGATATGGACTCGCTGCGGGAGGAGCTGCGGGGCGGCGCTCCGGCGAATCGGACGCTGATTATCGTGGACGGCGTGTTTTCGATGGACGGCGACATCTGTCCGTTGCCGGAGCTGATCGCGATCAAGAAGGAGTTCGGCTGCTTCCTGCTGGTGGATGAGGCGCACTCGATCGGCGTGATCGGCGGCACGGGCCGGGGAACCGATGAGTACTTCGGGATCGGGCCGGAGGGAATCGATATCTGGACGGGATCGCTGGCGAAGTCGATCCCCTCGACGGGCGGGTTTGTATTGATGTCGAAGGAGCTGGCGATCTATATGCAGCACGCGGCGTCGCCCTTTATCTTTTCGGCGGCGGTGAGCGCTCCGGCGGCGGCGGTGATCCGCAAGGGCATCGAGATTCTGAAGTCGGAGCCGGAGCGGGTGGCTCGGTTGCAGGAGAACGCGGTCTTCCTGCGCGAGGGGCTGAACAGTCTGGGCTTCGATACGGGGCTGTCGGAGACGGCGGTGATTCCGGTGGTGATGGGCGAGGATATTCAGGCGGCGCTGTTTGCGCGGAAACTGCGCGACCACAGCATTCTGGCCTGTCCGGTGATCTTCCCGGCCGTGGCTCAGGGTTCGGCGCGGCTGCGGCTGTGCGTGACGGCGGCGCATACGAAGGCGCATCTGGAGTACGTTCTGGATACCTTCCAGAAGTTGTCGAAGAGCTAG
- the acpS gene encoding holo-ACP synthase, whose amino-acid sequence MVVGLGTDITEIARIEKSLARFGQHFLDRVFTAGEIAYCQRKKAAAESFAARFAAKEAGAKALGTGISRGVSWQEIEVRREPGQRPTLHLSGRAAERAASLGVSHISLSLTHSRDLAMAVVIMETS is encoded by the coding sequence ATGGTGGTAGGTTTGGGAACGGATATCACCGAGATCGCGCGTATAGAAAAAAGCCTGGCCCGTTTTGGGCAACATTTTCTCGACCGCGTCTTCACCGCCGGAGAGATCGCCTACTGCCAGCGCAAAAAAGCCGCCGCCGAGAGCTTTGCCGCGCGCTTCGCCGCCAAGGAGGCCGGGGCCAAGGCACTCGGCACCGGCATCAGCCGCGGCGTCTCCTGGCAGGAGATCGAAGTCCGCCGCGAGCCCGGCCAAAGGCCGACCCTGCACCTGAGCGGCCGCGCCGCCGAGCGCGCCGCCAGCCTGGGCGTGAGCCACATCTCCCTCAGCCTGACCCACAGCCGCGACCTGGCGATGGCCGTAGTCATTATGGAGACAAGCTGA
- a CDS encoding thioredoxin family protein translates to MSKTESTMVTLGTVAPPFELTDIVTGRAVSRDDVFAGDYRGLLVMFICVHCPYVKHVEEELARIGVDYEGKIAIAAISSNDIETFPQDGPESMKEQAERLGFRFPYLFDESQEVARSYDAACTPDFFLFDADLKLVYRGQLDSSRPRRRDSGNDLPVNGEDLRRAMDDVIRGVQPSTEQISSIGCNIKWKS, encoded by the coding sequence ATGTCGAAGACAGAATCCACCATGGTCACCCTGGGCACCGTCGCCCCGCCCTTTGAGCTGACCGACATCGTCACCGGCCGCGCCGTGAGCCGCGACGACGTCTTCGCGGGCGACTATCGTGGCCTGCTGGTCATGTTTATCTGCGTCCACTGCCCCTACGTCAAGCACGTGGAAGAAGAACTGGCTCGCATCGGCGTGGACTACGAAGGCAAGATCGCCATCGCCGCCATCTCCTCGAACGACATCGAGACCTTCCCCCAGGACGGCCCCGAGTCTATGAAGGAGCAGGCCGAGCGCCTGGGCTTCCGCTTCCCCTACCTCTTCGACGAGAGCCAGGAGGTCGCCCGCTCCTACGACGCCGCCTGCACGCCCGACTTCTTCCTCTTCGACGCCGACCTGAAGCTCGTCTACCGCGGACAGCTCGACAGCAGCCGCCCCCGCCGCCGCGACTCCGGCAACGACCTGCCGGTCAACGGGGAAGACCTGCGCCGCGCCATGGACGACGTCATCCGCGGCGTCCAGCCCAGCACCGAACAGATCTCCAGCATTGGCTGCAACATCAAATGGAAGTCTTAA
- a CDS encoding phosphopantetheine-binding protein codes for MNASTEPTLGTTDPDSVQGRVLRVVATSRRLPTESVTSDSTFEQLGIDSLDRINLLFDLENEFDISIDDEEAKTITTIPQMVTGIQQLLQSKESGLASI; via the coding sequence ATGAACGCATCCACCGAACCAACCCTTGGCACGACCGATCCCGACTCCGTCCAGGGCCGTGTCCTCCGAGTCGTTGCCACCTCACGCCGCCTTCCTACCGAGTCCGTCACCTCCGACAGCACCTTCGAGCAGCTCGGCATCGACTCTCTCGACCGCATCAATCTGCTCTTCGACCTCGAGAACGAGTTCGACATCTCCATCGACGATGAGGAGGCCAAAACCATCACCACTATTCCCCAGATGGTGACCGGCATCCAGCAGCTACTCCAGTCCAAGGAGTCCGGGCTGGCCAGCATCTAG
- a CDS encoding mechanosensitive ion channel domain-containing protein, whose translation MPRALRRKPVVYAAMALALSGVFEAGHIAWSQQQQQQQQPPVDFKARGQDVLAHLNSVLRFYRESTAPVQKMGEPNDIVYREQAVALVSQAAEFAFQSAKAEAELMASYQKHQGGATESAGSAEQQRMQTVASNIDKQLADLKTRGDALDQQIATARPKDHAALVQQRKQVGEATDLANAMKDALQKITGISDAKGNSGLGADIESLQRSVPELNSKTAPVAAQLTTLDAARSSGVSSQTIALFELLSSEHTLDGLIHDNDSLHQQALALRTPISSILRGLIGRGQQLSQQVADAPPAVVATPAPAKGKKGAAAPVAAAPKAAAPDAAAPGSTDQSLGSIATTFKALSTASVPLSQEIIVLERNRANLTAWKAAVDREYKSILHALLLRLLVMAVALAVIFAGGEVWTHATNKYVRDMRRRRQVMLMRRTVVGFLSAIVLLFGFVTQFNSLATFAGFITAGVAVGLQTILLSVAAYFFIIGRYGIKVGDRITIASVTGDVIDVGLVRFYMMELAGTGTELNPTGRVAVFSNAVLFQAGAPLYKQIPGTEYAWHELIVKLTETADYKTASDAILKVVQGIYDTYRGGIEQQHRDVEQWMQTSIVAPGVESRLQLVGGVLQLWARFPVQIKQAADTDERLTEALLGLLEKNEAIKAAVAAMPVIQPSIKG comes from the coding sequence ATGCCCCGCGCTCTTCGCAGAAAGCCGGTGGTTTATGCCGCGATGGCGCTTGCGCTGTCCGGAGTCTTTGAGGCGGGTCACATCGCCTGGTCGCAGCAACAACAGCAGCAGCAACAGCCGCCGGTCGACTTCAAGGCGCGGGGGCAGGATGTTCTGGCCCACCTGAATTCGGTGCTCCGCTTCTACCGGGAGTCTACGGCTCCGGTGCAGAAGATGGGCGAGCCGAACGATATCGTCTATCGCGAGCAGGCCGTGGCGCTGGTAAGCCAGGCGGCCGAGTTCGCTTTCCAGTCGGCCAAGGCCGAGGCCGAATTGATGGCCTCGTATCAGAAGCATCAGGGCGGTGCGACCGAATCCGCGGGGTCTGCCGAGCAGCAGCGGATGCAGACGGTGGCCAGCAACATAGATAAGCAGCTAGCCGACCTGAAGACACGCGGAGATGCGCTGGATCAGCAGATTGCCACGGCCAGGCCGAAGGACCATGCGGCGCTGGTGCAGCAGCGGAAGCAGGTCGGCGAGGCGACCGATCTCGCGAATGCGATGAAGGACGCGCTGCAGAAGATTACGGGCATCTCGGATGCGAAGGGGAACAGCGGGCTGGGGGCGGATATAGAGAGCCTGCAGCGCAGCGTGCCGGAGCTGAACAGCAAGACCGCTCCGGTGGCCGCTCAGTTGACGACGCTCGATGCGGCGCGCTCCTCCGGCGTCAGCAGCCAGACGATTGCGCTGTTTGAGCTGCTTAGCTCGGAGCATACGCTGGATGGCCTGATTCACGATAACGATAGCCTGCACCAGCAGGCGCTGGCGCTGCGGACGCCGATCTCCAGCATTCTGCGCGGGCTGATCGGGCGGGGGCAGCAGCTCTCGCAGCAGGTGGCCGATGCTCCTCCGGCTGTGGTCGCAACTCCGGCTCCGGCTAAGGGGAAGAAGGGTGCTGCGGCTCCGGTCGCTGCTGCTCCCAAGGCTGCGGCTCCGGATGCGGCTGCTCCAGGTTCTACAGACCAGAGCCTTGGGTCCATTGCTACTACATTCAAGGCGCTCTCCACTGCCAGCGTGCCGCTGAGCCAGGAGATCATCGTTCTCGAGCGCAACCGGGCCAACCTGACGGCGTGGAAGGCGGCTGTGGATCGGGAGTACAAGAGCATTCTCCACGCGCTGCTGCTGCGTCTGCTGGTGATGGCCGTGGCGCTGGCGGTGATCTTTGCCGGGGGCGAGGTATGGACGCACGCGACTAACAAATATGTCCGCGATATGCGCCGCCGCCGCCAGGTGATGCTGATGCGCAGGACGGTTGTCGGATTCCTGTCGGCGATTGTGCTGCTCTTTGGATTTGTGACGCAGTTCAACTCGCTGGCTACCTTTGCGGGCTTCATCACGGCGGGCGTCGCGGTCGGTTTGCAGACGATTCTACTGTCGGTGGCCGCGTACTTCTTCATCATCGGCCGGTACGGCATCAAGGTCGGTGATCGGATCACGATCGCCTCGGTAACCGGGGATGTGATCGACGTGGGGCTGGTCCGCTTCTACATGATGGAGCTGGCGGGGACCGGGACCGAGCTGAACCCTACGGGGCGTGTCGCGGTCTTTTCGAACGCGGTACTGTTTCAGGCGGGCGCTCCGCTCTATAAGCAGATTCCGGGCACGGAATACGCCTGGCACGAGCTGATCGTGAAGCTCACGGAGACGGCGGACTATAAGACGGCGAGCGACGCCATCCTGAAGGTGGTGCAGGGGATCTATGACACCTATCGGGGGGGAATCGAGCAGCAGCACCGCGACGTCGAGCAGTGGATGCAGACCTCGATTGTGGCTCCGGGAGTCGAGTCCCGGCTGCAACTGGTGGGCGGCGTTTTGCAGCTTTGGGCGCGCTTTCCGGTGCAGATCAAGCAGGCCGCCGATACCGATGAACGGCTGACGGAGGCGCTGCTGGGACTGCTGGAGAAGAATGAGGCGATCAAAGCCGCGGTTGCTGCCATGCCGGTGATTCAGCCGTCTATCAAAGGATAG
- a CDS encoding beta-propeller fold lactonase family protein has protein sequence MKWTKLGRGAKALAVSLALGLGVTACSRDFTVAYLYVTTAKTNPGLINAFTIDYQLGSLVPLADSPIPSGGKNPVGLVVSTNTSYTKGGQQFVYVINHDDSSVVQFSIGTDGKLFQANTYDVVTNASKSIVGSLPTGIAMDSTDTFLYVTFTYQNGFSPAKTGPGGVAVFPINTDGTLGTPVTNTSVGTTAANPLPYFPVGNNPVAVSVANSFCLPDVSGVTYTTKACTTTAQAAGHLTIPSVYVIDQDSVGGVPTGVIMAFQQGVDGSGNPAGNLVPVNGPLLGGYKAGSVPSAIAVEPTGRYVYVTDRATNQVFGDVVGANGILTPMVNAPFATGVLPMGITVDPRGLFVYVSNFSDSSVSGYAINTANGALSASGSATQTGTGPTCVTIDPAVGKYVYTSNNLDNSVSGMQLNPTTGALTQIQGTPYPASGLPSCAAAAASSSHATQVVTP, from the coding sequence ATGAAGTGGACTAAACTGGGCCGTGGTGCAAAGGCTCTCGCAGTATCTCTGGCATTAGGACTCGGGGTCACGGCCTGCAGCCGCGACTTTACCGTGGCGTACCTCTACGTGACGACAGCGAAGACGAATCCGGGGCTTATCAACGCCTTCACGATCGACTATCAGCTCGGTTCGCTGGTACCTCTCGCGGACTCGCCCATTCCCTCGGGGGGCAAGAACCCCGTCGGCCTGGTGGTCTCGACCAATACGAGCTACACCAAGGGCGGTCAGCAGTTCGTCTATGTCATCAACCACGATGACTCCTCCGTGGTTCAGTTCTCCATCGGAACCGACGGCAAGCTCTTTCAGGCGAATACCTACGACGTCGTCACCAACGCCTCGAAGAGCATCGTCGGCAGCCTGCCGACGGGCATCGCGATGGACTCGACCGATACGTTCCTTTACGTGACCTTTACCTACCAGAATGGGTTCTCGCCCGCCAAGACCGGACCCGGTGGCGTCGCGGTCTTCCCGATCAACACCGATGGAACCCTCGGCACCCCAGTGACCAACACCTCGGTCGGAACTACGGCAGCGAATCCGCTACCCTACTTCCCCGTTGGCAACAATCCGGTCGCCGTCTCTGTCGCGAACAGCTTCTGCCTTCCCGATGTCTCCGGCGTCACCTATACGACCAAGGCCTGCACCACCACGGCTCAGGCGGCAGGTCATTTGACCATTCCTAGTGTTTACGTAATCGATCAGGACTCCGTAGGCGGCGTTCCCACCGGCGTCATCATGGCATTCCAGCAGGGTGTGGACGGCAGCGGCAACCCCGCTGGCAACCTCGTTCCGGTCAACGGTCCCCTGCTCGGCGGATACAAGGCAGGTTCAGTTCCCTCCGCGATCGCTGTGGAGCCCACCGGCCGCTATGTCTACGTCACCGACCGCGCCACCAACCAGGTATTCGGCGATGTAGTGGGAGCCAATGGAATCCTGACGCCAATGGTCAACGCCCCGTTTGCAACCGGCGTTCTTCCGATGGGCATCACGGTCGATCCACGTGGACTCTTCGTGTACGTCTCTAACTTCAGCGACTCCAGCGTATCCGGCTATGCGATCAACACCGCCAACGGCGCTCTCTCGGCCAGCGGTTCGGCGACGCAGACCGGAACGGGACCGACCTGTGTGACCATCGATCCGGCTGTCGGAAAGTACGTCTACACCTCCAACAACCTGGACAACTCGGTTTCGGGTATGCAGCTCAATCCGACTACCGGCGCGCTGACCCAGATCCAGGGAACTCCCTACCCTGCTTCTGGTCTGCCGAGCTGTGCAGCGGCGGCGGCGAGCAGCTCTCACGCCACCCAGGTAGTAACCCCCTAG
- a CDS encoding alpha/beta hydrolase encodes MRFRAAEWHIDPHKIGVLGFSAGGHLVAATSVHFDKRLYADVDAADKVSCRPDFAVALYPGHLSVKAGSLDLTPDIASHITPQTPPTFLLQNENDNVDTIWDSLTYYAALIKVHVPVEFHSYAEGGHAFGLRRTKYPATAWPQLVEIWLQTIGMTSN; translated from the coding sequence CTGCGCTTTCGCGCCGCCGAGTGGCACATCGATCCTCACAAGATCGGCGTGCTCGGCTTCTCCGCCGGCGGCCATCTCGTAGCAGCCACCAGTGTCCACTTCGACAAGCGCCTCTACGCCGATGTCGACGCCGCCGACAAAGTAAGTTGCCGTCCCGATTTTGCAGTAGCCCTGTATCCCGGTCACCTCTCGGTGAAGGCAGGCTCTCTCGACCTGACCCCGGATATCGCGAGCCACATCACCCCTCAAACGCCACCCACATTTCTGCTACAAAACGAAAACGACAACGTGGACACCATATGGGACTCGCTGACCTACTACGCAGCGCTCATCAAGGTGCATGTTCCAGTGGAGTTTCATTCGTACGCCGAAGGTGGCCACGCCTTCGGCCTTCGCAGAACGAAGTACCCGGCAACCGCATGGCCGCAGCTCGTTGAAATTTGGCTCCAGACGATCGGCATGACTTCGAATTGA
- a CDS encoding carbonic anhydrase, with translation MTTVLDNLKAGIRRFGLEIYPAAAELYQKAAIEPQQPHTLIVACADSRVEPHVITQSGPGDIFVTRNVGNLVPQYGEMLGGVSAVIEYAVTALKVQHVVVCGHSDCGAMKALLDPASTVPMPAVAHWLGNAAAALDEALPRDLRGQPLSDEERAKILRRLTEANVALQMRHLSTHPSVVKAMSSGELTISGWVYDIATGRVRISEDGEQAFHDVPLIDLAESWPEK, from the coding sequence GTGACCACTGTACTGGACAACCTGAAGGCCGGGATCCGGCGCTTCGGCCTTGAGATCTACCCAGCCGCCGCCGAGCTGTACCAGAAGGCGGCAATCGAGCCGCAGCAGCCCCACACTCTCATCGTGGCCTGCGCCGACTCGCGCGTGGAGCCGCACGTTATTACCCAGTCCGGCCCCGGCGACATCTTCGTCACCCGCAACGTCGGCAACCTGGTCCCCCAGTACGGCGAGATGCTCGGAGGCGTCAGCGCCGTCATCGAGTACGCCGTAACGGCCCTGAAGGTGCAGCACGTCGTCGTCTGCGGCCATAGCGACTGCGGGGCCATGAAGGCCCTGCTCGATCCGGCCTCGACCGTCCCCATGCCCGCCGTGGCTCACTGGCTGGGCAACGCCGCCGCTGCACTCGACGAGGCACTCCCCCGCGACCTGCGCGGCCAGCCGCTCAGCGACGAGGAGCGCGCCAAAATATTGCGACGCCTCACCGAAGCCAACGTCGCTCTCCAGATGCGGCATCTGAGCACCCACCCCTCGGTCGTCAAAGCCATGTCCAGCGGTGAACTGACGATCTCCGGCTGGGTCTACGACATCGCCACCGGCCGGGTCCGCATCAGCGAGGACGGCGAGCAGGCCTTCCACGACGTCCCCCTCATCGACCTGGCTGAAAGCTGGCCTGAAAAGTAA
- a CDS encoding beta-propeller fold lactonase family protein — protein sequence MTFSRIGRIILGLVASAALGLGMTACGGGTIGYMWVLGTQPNQSTGIITGFKIDHYTGNLTAIPHSPFSSNGANPVSLVVKSGGRFVYVINAGTPASGSAAAVPGNIAVYSVGGDGTLVFQLSYSSQGSNPVWATMDSTGTYLYVLDQDAPAESGPTADKLCPDPTTTCGDITAFSVAADSGRLTLLLNAAVKYPASDPNGKGTQQLPYFPVGIKPTMVKVGSNGCVYALSDQSVYPLASGSGGQLTAATTGPFTITGDTPNPIKFSSINTGGTYVYLTDVANNSIYPLTAGASACSLSVVNPGVVANLPLTSNPVNSLTSSDGKYLYVVNQSSTSDPQTPSNSTISAFSIDASKGQLQPLGDSNNPYANGSGPTCIVEDPSSEYIYTSDRTSQTVTGRIIQQTNGLLQPLHRGSTFTLLGPPSCLVISPNVN from the coding sequence ATGACGTTCAGCAGGATTGGCCGGATCATTTTAGGCCTGGTAGCATCGGCGGCACTCGGTTTAGGTATGACGGCGTGTGGTGGCGGCACGATCGGCTATATGTGGGTTCTGGGCACGCAGCCGAACCAGAGCACCGGCATCATTACCGGATTCAAGATCGACCATTACACGGGCAACCTGACGGCTATTCCGCACTCGCCCTTCAGCTCGAATGGAGCCAATCCGGTTTCGCTCGTGGTTAAGTCCGGCGGCCGCTTCGTCTACGTCATCAACGCCGGGACCCCGGCCTCCGGCTCCGCTGCCGCCGTTCCGGGCAACATCGCGGTGTACAGCGTCGGCGGCGACGGCACGCTGGTCTTCCAGCTGAGCTACTCCAGCCAGGGCTCGAACCCGGTCTGGGCCACCATGGACTCCACCGGAACCTACCTCTACGTGCTGGATCAGGATGCTCCGGCCGAGTCTGGTCCCACCGCGGACAAGCTCTGCCCCGATCCCACCACCACCTGCGGCGACATCACGGCATTCTCGGTCGCGGCCGACTCCGGGCGCCTGACCCTGCTGCTGAACGCGGCGGTCAAGTATCCCGCCAGTGATCCCAACGGCAAGGGCACCCAGCAGCTACCCTACTTCCCCGTCGGCATCAAGCCGACTATGGTGAAGGTCGGCTCCAACGGCTGCGTCTATGCCCTCTCCGATCAGTCGGTTTACCCCCTGGCTTCGGGCAGCGGCGGACAATTGACGGCGGCGACGACGGGACCCTTCACCATCACAGGTGATACCCCCAATCCCATCAAATTCAGCTCCATCAACACGGGCGGCACCTACGTCTACCTGACCGACGTCGCCAACAACAGCATCTACCCTCTGACCGCCGGCGCCTCCGCCTGCTCGCTGAGCGTGGTAAACCCCGGTGTTGTGGCGAACCTGCCCCTGACCTCGAATCCGGTCAACTCGCTGACGAGCTCGGACGGCAAGTACCTGTACGTGGTCAACCAGTCCTCGACCAGCGATCCCCAGACTCCGTCCAACAGCACCATCTCGGCCTTCTCGATCGACGCAAGCAAGGGCCAGTTGCAGCCGCTGGGCGATTCCAACAACCCCTATGCAAACGGCTCCGGCCCGACCTGCATCGTGGAAGATCCGTCGAGCGAGTACATCTATACCTCGGACCGCACCAGCCAGACCGTTACGGGCCGCATCATTCAGCAGACCAATGGCCTGCTTCAGCCGCTGCATCGCGGATCTACCTTCACGTTGCTGGGGCCGCCGAGCTGCCTGGTCATCAGCCCGAACGTGAACTAG
- a CDS encoding MlaD family protein has product MPSQQEVQWSQLKVGLIVVVATVILVTLLFLMTSASGLGILSKKLTITVYFENAAGLKEGGAVNLQGVTIGSVKTVTVVTDPAHKLTPVRVTLKLDQKYASSLHTDSKASLTTVGVLGDTVVDINSQTAAGPPLRDGDELHTLETPSLTDVVKASQGTIEQLNVILAKMNTVVDNLQAGKGSIGQLINNPDLYNKVNATVEELHKLETNLNNGRGTVGKLMTDDTLYNRLNNTAGTLEHIAGELNSGKGTAGKLLKDETLYNNLNQTLTQTNALLADVQHGKGAAGMLISDPVFAKQLRETVAHVDSLVKGVDEGRGTLGKLATDDQMYTNLNKTLTESTLLVQTIRQDPKKYLTIHLKVF; this is encoded by the coding sequence ATGCCCAGCCAGCAGGAGGTCCAGTGGTCGCAACTCAAGGTCGGCCTGATCGTCGTGGTCGCGACCGTGATTCTGGTAACGCTGCTGTTCCTGATGACCAGCGCCTCCGGGCTTGGAATCCTCTCGAAGAAGCTGACCATCACGGTCTACTTTGAGAACGCCGCCGGTCTGAAGGAGGGCGGCGCGGTCAACCTGCAGGGCGTCACCATCGGCTCGGTCAAGACCGTCACCGTAGTCACCGACCCCGCGCACAAGCTCACCCCGGTGCGCGTCACCCTCAAGCTCGACCAGAAGTACGCCTCCAGCCTGCACACCGATTCGAAGGCATCTCTGACCACCGTGGGTGTGCTGGGCGACACGGTCGTCGATATCAACAGCCAGACCGCCGCCGGTCCGCCGTTGCGCGACGGCGATGAGCTGCACACGCTCGAGACCCCCAGCCTGACCGACGTCGTCAAGGCCAGCCAGGGCACCATCGAGCAGCTCAACGTCATTCTCGCCAAGATGAACACCGTCGTCGACAACTTGCAGGCGGGCAAGGGCTCCATCGGCCAGCTCATCAATAACCCCGACCTCTACAACAAGGTCAACGCCACGGTCGAGGAGCTGCACAAGCTCGAGACCAACCTGAACAACGGCCGCGGCACGGTCGGCAAGCTAATGACCGACGACACGCTCTATAACCGGCTGAACAACACCGCGGGCACGCTCGAGCACATCGCGGGCGAGCTGAACAGCGGCAAGGGCACGGCAGGCAAGCTGCTCAAGGACGAGACGCTCTACAACAACCTGAACCAGACCCTGACCCAGACCAACGCCCTGCTCGCCGACGTGCAGCATGGCAAGGGTGCGGCCGGGATGTTAATCAGCGACCCGGTCTTCGCGAAGCAGCTAAGGGAGACCGTCGCGCACGTGGACAGCCTGGTAAAGGGCGTCGACGAGGGCCGCGGCACGCTGGGCAAGCTGGCCACAGACGACCAGATGTACACCAACCTGAACAAGACCCTGACCGAGAGCACACTGCTGGTCCAGACCATCCGGCAGGACCCGAAGAAGTACCTGACGATCCACCTGAAGGTCTTCTAG